A stretch of the Bacillus sp. FJAT-18017 genome encodes the following:
- the rpiA gene encoding ribose-5-phosphate isomerase RpiA — MDLENEKKIVGEKAAEFVKDGMIVGLGTGSTVFYTIKKLGQLVNEGLSIKAVPTSIQTERLAREVGITLVDFTEIEEFDLVIDGADEVDENLDLIKGGGGALLREKVIAYAAREFIVVADSSKLVNRLGAFKLPVEVVPFGMELTEKHLKALGGLPRLRTSSGTPFKTDNGNFIFDCDFGLIENVKELEYKINMIPGVVENGLFVGMADKVITVDKQGEVVIRG, encoded by the coding sequence GTGGATTTGGAAAATGAAAAGAAAATTGTTGGAGAAAAAGCGGCAGAGTTTGTAAAAGATGGAATGATAGTCGGGCTTGGAACGGGCTCGACTGTCTTTTATACCATAAAAAAACTCGGCCAGCTTGTTAATGAGGGCTTGTCCATTAAAGCCGTACCTACGTCAATACAGACTGAACGATTAGCACGGGAGGTTGGCATCACTCTCGTTGATTTTACGGAGATTGAAGAATTTGATCTAGTTATTGATGGTGCCGATGAAGTCGATGAGAATCTGGATTTGATCAAAGGTGGCGGAGGAGCGCTTTTACGTGAAAAAGTCATTGCCTATGCCGCCAGGGAATTCATTGTAGTTGCGGACTCGTCCAAGCTGGTTAACAGGCTGGGTGCCTTTAAACTGCCAGTGGAGGTTGTGCCATTTGGAATGGAGCTGACTGAAAAGCATCTTAAGGCTCTCGGCGGGCTGCCTCGTCTCCGTACCAGTAGCGGAACTCCTTTCAAAACGGATAACGGTAATTTTATCTTTGATTGTGATTTTGGATTAATCGAAAACGTTAAGGAACTTGAGTATAAAATTAACATGATTCCTGGTGTTGTTGAAAATGGCTTGTTTGTCGGAATGGCGGATAAGGTAATAACCGTTGATAAACAGGGGGAAGTTGTTATTAGAGGATAA
- the gnd gene encoding phosphogluconate dehydrogenase (NAD(+)-dependent, decarboxylating), whose product MQIGLIGLGKMGLNLGQNLLDHQYKVAAYDVNPAATEELAKHGAKAETSVKDLVQVLDTPRIVWLMVPHTIVDAVLGEVVPLLQEGDIIIDAGNSHYKESIRRHGELKEKGLFFLDVGTSGGMSGARNGACYMIGGDSEAWERVEPIFKDTAVKDGYLYAGNAGSGHFLKMIHNGIEYGMMAAIGEGFEVLEKSEYDFDYEKVAKVWNNGSVIRSWLMELTEHAFSKDPKLEGIKGVMHSSGEAKWTLETALDLKTATPVIAMSLLSRYRSLETDTFNGKVVAALRNEFGGHAVEKAK is encoded by the coding sequence ATGCAAATCGGGTTGATTGGGCTGGGGAAGATGGGGCTTAATCTTGGACAAAATTTATTAGATCATCAGTATAAGGTGGCCGCGTATGATGTAAATCCGGCTGCAACTGAGGAATTGGCTAAACATGGAGCAAAAGCTGAAACTTCGGTTAAGGATTTGGTCCAAGTTCTGGATACACCCAGAATAGTCTGGCTCATGGTTCCCCATACCATTGTCGATGCTGTCTTAGGTGAGGTTGTGCCTTTGCTGCAAGAGGGGGATATTATCATTGATGCGGGAAACTCTCATTATAAGGAATCAATCCGCCGACATGGTGAATTAAAGGAAAAGGGTCTCTTTTTTTTAGATGTAGGCACTTCGGGTGGAATGAGTGGCGCGCGGAATGGGGCTTGCTATATGATAGGCGGCGACAGCGAAGCGTGGGAGCGGGTGGAACCGATTTTTAAGGATACAGCCGTGAAGGATGGCTATCTTTATGCCGGGAATGCAGGAAGCGGCCATTTTTTGAAAATGATTCACAACGGAATTGAATACGGTATGATGGCAGCGATTGGCGAAGGATTTGAGGTGCTAGAAAAAAGTGAATATGATTTTGATTATGAAAAAGTGGCCAAGGTCTGGAACAATGGGTCCGTTATCCGCTCCTGGCTAATGGAGCTTACGGAACATGCTTTTTCGAAGGATCCAAAGCTTGAAGGCATTAAAGGAGTCATGCATTCATCTGGTGAAGCGAAATGGACGCTGGAAACGGCACTGGATTTGAAAACCGCCACGCCAGTAATTGCGATGTCGCTCTTATCCCGTTACCGTTCGTTGGAAACCGATACGTTTAACGGTAAAGTGGTAGCTGCCCTTCGGAATGAATTTGGCGGACATGCTGTTGAAAAAGCTAAATAA
- a CDS encoding BsuPI-related putative proteinase inhibitor: protein MKKFMLSILMGILLAGCGTDDSAPKDKPAQTVNGGGGKAIVANEVDATLTEKAPLTFQYEVKNQTEQAVSYDFTSSQRYDYSVKDKSGNELLLFSSVASFLQALGKETLAPGSTLAYEINLHNMNLDKGEYTLTVWMTPKGGPKYKTTTNFIVK, encoded by the coding sequence ATGAAGAAATTCATGTTAAGTATACTTATGGGCATATTGCTTGCTGGTTGTGGCACGGACGACTCTGCACCAAAGGATAAGCCTGCACAGACTGTAAACGGAGGAGGAGGGAAAGCGATTGTGGCAAACGAAGTAGATGCAACTCTTACGGAAAAGGCCCCGCTAACTTTTCAATATGAAGTAAAAAACCAGACAGAGCAAGCAGTTAGCTACGATTTCACGAGCTCGCAGAGATATGATTATTCGGTAAAGGACAAGAGTGGAAACGAGCTGCTGCTGTTTTCAAGTGTGGCATCATTTTTACAGGCATTGGGAAAAGAAACACTCGCACCGGGCAGCACATTAGCTTACGAAATTAACCTCCATAACATGAACTTAGATAAAGGCGAATATACACTGACTGTCTGGATGACACCAAAGGGCGGGCCAAAATACAAAACAACCACAAACTTTATCGTAAAATAG
- a CDS encoding S8 family serine peptidase produces MKRKFLAGALSVALGASIAFSGAPSYSKADAAQNKYIVLFKEQSNLPAGYSNTIAKAGGKIESKLDKLGAVEVVSDNPNFLNEIKKSSAVQDAGVQNIVYPEQTIDAEALSLTEAGEAADLYQSLQWDIQQVTNNGASWNLPGGTGKSVDDKDIVVAVVDTGIDYTHPDLKNNYAYGKSFVPGYPDAMDQNSHGTHVAGAIAANGRTMGVGPELKVAAYRVFGPTGGAETSHIAEALLTAADDNVDVVNMSLGGYDWFQNPDYATKDIVADVRLFDRAIQYAINKGVTVVGSAGNNAIDISSPGKLSGDDNGATHRSPSSQTMIRVSAGGALKNLAYYSNYGVGKIDVMAPGGDLGPNYDPVTKTGRDNSYLALATIPGGGYGYKAGTSMAAPKVAGLAGVIIAQHGKDALKPAQVKAIIQQSAEDVFKPGYDENSGFGLINAVNALNR; encoded by the coding sequence TTGAAAAGAAAATTTTTAGCAGGGGCACTCTCAGTAGCTTTAGGTGCATCGATTGCTTTTAGCGGAGCACCTTCTTATAGCAAAGCTGATGCTGCACAAAACAAGTACATAGTCCTATTTAAGGAACAATCCAACTTGCCGGCTGGATATTCGAATACAATCGCAAAAGCTGGCGGAAAAATCGAGTCAAAATTGGACAAGCTAGGTGCTGTTGAGGTTGTCTCAGATAATCCAAATTTCCTAAACGAGATAAAGAAATCCTCAGCTGTCCAGGATGCAGGCGTACAAAACATTGTGTATCCTGAACAAACCATTGATGCAGAAGCCCTATCGCTAACCGAAGCAGGCGAAGCTGCCGACTTATATCAAAGCCTTCAATGGGATATCCAGCAGGTAACAAATAATGGGGCCTCCTGGAATCTGCCAGGTGGAACAGGTAAGTCCGTTGATGACAAAGACATTGTTGTTGCTGTTGTCGATACCGGCATTGATTATACCCATCCGGACCTTAAGAACAACTATGCATACGGGAAATCATTCGTTCCGGGTTACCCTGATGCAATGGATCAAAATAGCCATGGTACGCATGTAGCCGGTGCAATCGCTGCAAACGGCCGAACCATGGGAGTTGGCCCAGAACTGAAAGTTGCTGCATACCGTGTATTCGGACCAACTGGCGGCGCGGAAACCTCCCATATCGCTGAAGCACTTTTGACAGCTGCAGATGATAACGTTGACGTAGTTAACATGTCCCTCGGCGGCTATGACTGGTTCCAAAACCCTGATTATGCCACGAAAGACATTGTTGCTGACGTCCGACTGTTCGACCGCGCTATCCAGTACGCAATCAACAAAGGTGTAACTGTCGTTGGCTCTGCTGGAAATAATGCCATTGATATCAGCAGTCCTGGAAAATTGTCCGGAGACGATAATGGAGCTACTCACCGCAGTCCAAGCAGCCAGACGATGATTCGCGTTTCTGCTGGCGGTGCACTGAAGAACCTTGCTTACTACTCCAACTATGGTGTCGGCAAAATTGATGTTATGGCACCTGGCGGAGACCTCGGTCCTAACTATGACCCTGTTACAAAAACAGGAAGAGATAATAGTTATCTTGCGCTTGCAACAATTCCTGGGGGAGGGTATGGATATAAAGCCGGAACTTCCATGGCAGCTCCTAAAGTTGCCGGCCTCGCTGGCGTCATCATTGCCCAGCACGGCAAGGACGCCCTTAAGCCAGCACAGGTCAAAGCCATCATTCAGCAATCTGCTGAAGATGTCTTTAAACCAGGCTACGACGAAAACTCCGGCTTCGGCTTGATTAACGCAGTCAATGCTTTAAACCGATAA
- a CDS encoding amidase has translation MAFKEYSEFDGLGLAELVKKKEVRPDEVIEAAIDRVEKLNPKLNAVINKMYEKARQTVRETVSEGPFSGVPMLLKDITQEIEGEPITWGSKSMQGYRAKKDSNYVRQVRKTGAIFLGQTNVPEFALMGITEPVFYGPTLNPWNHNHTTGGSSGGSAAAVASGMVPIAGANDGGGSIRIPAAYCGLFGLKPTRGRTPVGPGVGRNWQGASVDHILCRSVRDSAAMLDALVVQDKTAAYMAPPFKGSYLEQASRQPEKGMRFAFSTQSPLGTKVDQECKEAVFKTVQLLEEMGHKVEEVDAPVDGKSLANSYMTMYFGEVAAALRSLEEVLGRKAHFNDVEPATWVLGLLGKATSAEEFVLALREWDKAAYQMEAFHDTYDFYITPTTALPPAKIGELAPGSFEKMAMNFVGRAGFGGLLKKAGIVDQIAEQNLARTPFTQLANLTGQPAMSLPMHLTAEGLPCGVQFIASRGREDLLFRIAGELEQSTLWTKALRL, from the coding sequence ATGGCCTTTAAAGAATATAGTGAATTTGATGGCTTAGGCCTGGCGGAGCTTGTTAAAAAGAAAGAAGTCCGGCCGGATGAAGTGATTGAAGCAGCAATCGATAGGGTGGAAAAATTGAATCCTAAGCTGAATGCGGTCATCAACAAAATGTATGAAAAAGCAAGGCAAACTGTGAGGGAAACCGTCTCGGAAGGTCCGTTTTCTGGTGTGCCGATGCTGTTGAAGGATATAACTCAGGAAATTGAAGGCGAGCCGATTACCTGGGGTTCCAAGTCGATGCAAGGCTATCGGGCCAAAAAGGATTCGAACTATGTCCGTCAGGTCCGGAAGACAGGGGCAATTTTTCTAGGTCAGACCAATGTTCCTGAATTTGCTTTGATGGGTATTACCGAACCGGTCTTCTATGGCCCTACACTCAATCCCTGGAATCATAACCATACAACAGGCGGGTCGAGTGGTGGTTCGGCTGCGGCTGTTGCTTCTGGGATGGTGCCGATTGCAGGCGCTAATGATGGAGGCGGTTCGATCAGGATACCGGCAGCTTACTGTGGATTATTCGGACTGAAGCCGACTCGTGGGCGGACTCCGGTTGGGCCCGGTGTAGGACGGAACTGGCAGGGAGCATCGGTCGATCATATCCTGTGCCGGTCTGTAAGGGACAGTGCCGCGATGCTTGATGCACTTGTGGTTCAGGACAAAACCGCCGCATATATGGCACCGCCTTTTAAAGGTTCTTATTTGGAGCAGGCGTCGAGACAACCGGAAAAAGGAATGCGATTTGCGTTTTCAACTCAATCTCCCCTTGGTACAAAGGTTGATCAGGAATGTAAGGAAGCGGTTTTTAAAACGGTTCAGCTGCTTGAGGAAATGGGGCATAAGGTAGAAGAAGTTGACGCACCTGTTGATGGAAAAAGCTTGGCAAACAGCTATATGACTATGTATTTTGGCGAAGTTGCCGCAGCGCTTCGTTCTTTAGAGGAAGTGCTTGGCAGAAAGGCGCATTTCAATGATGTAGAACCGGCTACCTGGGTTTTAGGGCTGCTGGGAAAAGCAACAAGTGCTGAAGAGTTTGTTTTAGCTCTAAGGGAATGGGACAAAGCCGCCTACCAAATGGAGGCATTCCATGATACATATGATTTCTATATTACACCGACAACAGCGTTACCGCCTGCGAAAATCGGTGAGCTCGCACCAGGCTCCTTTGAAAAAATGGCGATGAACTTTGTCGGGCGTGCAGGTTTCGGCGGTCTGTTGAAAAAGGCAGGAATTGTTGACCAAATTGCTGAACAAAACCTGGCACGCACCCCTTTTACGCAGTTAGCCAACTTGACCGGACAGCCTGCCATGTCTTTACCGATGCATCTGACTGCAGAGGGGCTGCCATGCGGAGTTCAGTTTATCGCCTCGCGAGGAAGAGAGGATTTGCTATTCCGAATTGCCGGAGAGCTGGAACAATCAACACTTTGGACTAAAGCATTGCGATTATAA
- a CDS encoding DUF2750 domain-containing protein: MHKKEIETVFSLPAQKRYEYFIKKVADYEELWGLYDGRWAISEDDKGNKLIPFWPKREFAELSSIKEWSHYQPKKIDLEYFLSKWIPGMKRDGLKVSVFWNNKDSVMMETDRLLKDLEEELENY, translated from the coding sequence ATGCATAAAAAAGAAATAGAAACTGTGTTTAGTCTTCCTGCACAGAAAAGATACGAGTATTTTATTAAGAAGGTTGCGGACTATGAAGAATTATGGGGGCTATACGATGGCAGGTGGGCCATAAGTGAAGATGATAAGGGGAATAAACTAATTCCTTTCTGGCCTAAAAGAGAATTTGCTGAATTGAGCAGTATTAAGGAGTGGAGTCATTATCAGCCTAAAAAAATCGATTTAGAATATTTTTTATCTAAATGGATCCCTGGTATGAAAAGAGATGGCCTCAAGGTATCCGTTTTTTGGAACAATAAAGACTCTGTCATGATGGAAACTGACAGGTTGTTAAAAGATTTAGAGGAGGAGCTTGAAAACTACTAA
- a CDS encoding vWA domain-containing protein codes for MKLNKGVIGLFFLIVLLSGCQDSDKSIADTPKQATKGEDIVMEKPASAIGEAKLPATSPEEYIQQDKGDLYQKYIEGKEFSEDKAAYEQATKDAIDAYVEEISEKKTKKWDENKWAESITTALRTSYKDVAKEIENYEVVYEELRLPDGRLLQDISMDEVTQESNKKVNVVLVIDSSGSMKAKVGGEAKMALAKKSIEDLAKELPENVNVSLIAFGHKGTGSDADKQKSCSAVETMYPLKAYEGAEFENSLKKFNAMGWTPLASSIALANEQLSKEKDENTENFIYVVSDGIETCDGDPVAAAKKAVEDNTNVKINIIGFDVDSEADKQLKQVAEAGNGEYSSVKTKQQLAEIKDVWKEAVSINTWRWWAIHRFADNVWTTLDHQNAVRDLKSKYFTLFRNEDERLRTARQRLEEEGLIDPMMQNAITQVLNDRNDKIQTYMGDLSTKKSDEIKTTSDELSKKLDAIEKQVGL; via the coding sequence ATGAAACTGAACAAAGGGGTAATAGGATTATTTTTCTTAATTGTGTTATTGAGCGGGTGCCAAGATAGTGATAAAAGCATTGCCGACACACCGAAACAAGCAACAAAAGGCGAAGATATTGTCATGGAAAAACCGGCTTCGGCAATCGGTGAAGCCAAGCTGCCAGCCACAAGTCCCGAGGAATACATACAGCAAGACAAAGGCGATTTATATCAGAAATACATAGAAGGCAAGGAATTTTCCGAAGACAAGGCAGCCTATGAGCAAGCAACTAAAGATGCGATTGATGCATATGTTGAAGAAATTAGCGAAAAGAAAACTAAAAAGTGGGATGAAAACAAGTGGGCTGAATCGATTACCACAGCACTTCGGACCAGCTACAAGGATGTAGCGAAGGAAATTGAAAACTATGAGGTTGTTTATGAAGAACTTCGTCTACCAGATGGCCGCCTGCTTCAGGACATCAGCATGGATGAAGTCACCCAGGAATCGAATAAGAAGGTGAATGTTGTACTGGTCATTGATTCCAGTGGCAGCATGAAAGCGAAAGTCGGCGGCGAGGCCAAGATGGCACTAGCCAAAAAAAGCATTGAAGACTTGGCAAAAGAGCTTCCGGAAAACGTAAACGTATCCTTGATTGCCTTTGGACATAAGGGTACAGGAAGCGATGCGGATAAGCAAAAGTCCTGTTCAGCAGTGGAAACGATGTATCCATTAAAAGCATATGAAGGGGCAGAATTCGAGAATTCCTTGAAAAAATTCAATGCGATGGGCTGGACTCCGTTAGCCTCAAGCATTGCCCTCGCAAATGAACAGTTATCCAAGGAAAAGGACGAAAACACTGAGAATTTCATCTATGTTGTGAGTGATGGGATTGAGACGTGTGACGGTGATCCAGTAGCAGCAGCGAAGAAAGCGGTCGAAGACAATACGAATGTAAAAATCAATATTATTGGCTTTGACGTTGATTCCGAGGCAGATAAACAGCTTAAGCAGGTAGCTGAGGCTGGGAATGGGGAATACTCCTCTGTTAAGACGAAGCAGCAACTCGCTGAAATCAAGGATGTCTGGAAAGAAGCAGTCAGCATCAATACATGGAGATGGTGGGCGATCCATCGCTTCGCCGATAATGTCTGGACGACACTTGACCATCAAAATGCAGTACGAGATTTGAAGTCGAAATACTTTACCCTCTTCAGAAACGAAGATGAAAGGCTGCGAACTGCGAGACAGCGGCTTGAGGAGGAAGGCCTGATTGATCCTATGATGCAGAATGCTATTACTCAGGTATTAAATGACCGTAATGATAAAATCCAAACCTATATGGGCGACTTGAGTACGAAAAAGTCGGATGAAATTAAAACCACATCGGATGAATTATCCAAAAAGCTTGATGCGATAGAGAAACAGGTTGGATTATAG
- a CDS encoding group I truncated hemoglobin, with the protein MEKSLYDRLGGEEGIGKVVDYFYNELVLKDETVNQFFENTDMEKQRRHQTKFISFAVGGPNNYSGQAMEKAHEGMDLQPIHFDTITKHLHQALRHFGVNEGDIDEALTRVESLREDIIYK; encoded by the coding sequence ATGGAGAAGAGTTTGTATGATCGGCTTGGCGGTGAGGAAGGTATTGGGAAGGTTGTTGATTATTTTTATAATGAGTTGGTCTTGAAGGATGAAACGGTGAACCAGTTTTTTGAGAACACGGATATGGAAAAGCAGCGAAGACACCAGACGAAATTCATTAGTTTCGCGGTAGGAGGACCAAATAACTATTCCGGACAGGCGATGGAAAAGGCTCACGAAGGTATGGACCTTCAGCCAATCCATTTTGATACAATAACAAAACATCTTCATCAGGCATTGCGCCACTTTGGTGTTAATGAAGGGGATATTGATGAGGCGCTAACCCGGGTAGAATCCCTTCGTGAGGATATTATCTATAAATAG
- a CDS encoding DUF438 domain-containing protein encodes MSELINNREVHIEGKIVSEGRLAILEGIFLGLYKGRHKADVQDEFDKKIGKVTVEEVTHLSHFQRQLLESEGLTKSEVQKLSDDHMDILKGKILDKQRPEDEPGHPIHTFKLENRELERLIETRVAPHTEQFAREESTEAITLLLEDCNLLYEVDKHYVRKEHLIFPYLEKYGIFGPSTNMWRINDFIREGIKELRQKLATYNGDKASVLESAQFVIEQVLHMVYREENILFPMCLDKLTEDEWMKIALESDEIGYCLISAPAKWKPERNELPTDAMSEGFIKLETGILSLKQLELMLNHLPIDITFIDENDVVRYFSFGKERIFPRTKAIIGRTVQNCHPPKSVHIVEEILHDFKSGKKDSEDFWIKARGKYVYIRYFAVRDEDGNYGGTLEFTQNIEPIQGIQGEKRILAMD; translated from the coding sequence ATGAGTGAGCTTATTAATAATCGTGAAGTGCATATAGAAGGTAAGATTGTGAGCGAGGGCCGTTTAGCTATATTGGAAGGGATTTTCTTGGGCTTGTATAAAGGACGGCACAAGGCAGACGTTCAGGACGAATTTGACAAGAAAATCGGAAAGGTCACGGTTGAGGAAGTAACACATCTCTCCCATTTTCAGCGGCAACTCTTGGAATCGGAAGGCCTTACAAAAAGTGAGGTTCAAAAGTTGTCCGATGACCATATGGATATTCTGAAAGGAAAGATTCTCGACAAGCAGCGTCCGGAAGATGAGCCGGGCCATCCCATTCACACTTTTAAGCTTGAAAACAGAGAATTGGAGAGATTGATTGAAACGAGGGTCGCTCCCCATACCGAGCAGTTTGCCCGTGAGGAAAGCACTGAGGCGATCACTCTGCTTCTTGAGGATTGCAATTTACTGTATGAAGTTGATAAGCACTATGTACGGAAAGAGCATCTGATTTTTCCATACCTTGAGAAATATGGCATCTTTGGTCCCTCCACAAATATGTGGCGTATCAACGATTTCATTCGGGAAGGCATCAAGGAACTAAGACAAAAGCTGGCCACCTACAACGGTGACAAAGCTTCTGTTCTGGAGTCCGCGCAATTTGTCATCGAACAGGTTCTGCACATGGTTTACCGGGAAGAAAACATCCTTTTCCCAATGTGCCTCGACAAACTGACCGAAGATGAATGGATGAAAATTGCTCTTGAAAGTGATGAAATCGGCTACTGCCTCATTAGTGCCCCGGCAAAGTGGAAGCCTGAGCGTAATGAACTTCCTACGGATGCAATGTCTGAAGGGTTCATTAAGCTAGAAACCGGAATTCTTTCGCTGAAGCAGCTTGAACTCATGCTGAACCATCTTCCAATTGACATAACGTTCATTGATGAGAATGATGTTGTCCGTTATTTCTCATTTGGAAAAGAAAGAATCTTTCCTAGAACTAAAGCTATCATCGGACGGACCGTGCAAAATTGCCATCCTCCAAAGAGCGTTCATATTGTCGAAGAAATTCTTCACGATTTCAAATCGGGAAAAAAAGACAGTGAGGACTTTTGGATAAAGGCACGTGGCAAATACGTCTATATTCGCTATTTTGCAGTTCGTGATGAAGACGGTAACTACGGAGGAACACTTGAGTTTACCCAGAATATTGAGCCAATCCAGGGCATTCAGGGTGAGAAGCGAATTCTCGCGATGGACTGA
- a CDS encoding PH domain-containing protein, whose amino-acid sequence MIFSSKRDVWMGTLIWIVIAGFTMLFYQSSFSEFDSLGLIISLCMITLLLSIWFHTRYKLGDETLKIYYGPFKKTIRIQEINSIRHTTHLFTAPALSIRRIEIQYGKYGTVTISPLEEQQFLDELKKRNPTIGIKYY is encoded by the coding sequence ATGATTTTTTCTTCAAAGAGAGATGTGTGGATGGGTACGTTGATTTGGATAGTGATTGCCGGTTTTACTATGCTTTTTTATCAATCGAGCTTTAGCGAATTTGATAGTTTGGGATTAATCATCTCATTATGTATGATTACTTTGTTGCTAAGTATTTGGTTCCATACTCGGTACAAACTTGGAGATGAAACTCTTAAGATATACTATGGTCCTTTTAAAAAAACAATTAGAATACAGGAAATTAACTCGATTCGACATACAACGCATCTATTTACTGCGCCAGCATTATCAATTAGACGAATTGAAATTCAGTATGGAAAATATGGGACTGTTACGATTTCTCCCCTGGAAGAACAGCAGTTCCTCGACGAATTAAAAAAGAGGAATCCAACTATTGGGATAAAATACTATTAG
- a CDS encoding M20 family peptidase produces the protein MKKLKIAFLILASFLVVFLIVTGIRAMMVETKQPKPIPTTEAFDEETAVKHMSEAITYETISYQDRTKFNLNEFDRFIEFLQKSYPLVHEQLELEKVNEYALVYKWKGSDPSKKPIGLTSHYDVVPVLSGTEANWEQKPFSGAVSDEKIWGRGTLDDKIGVIGILEAAEHLLKQNFKPERDMYFMFGHDEEIGGDEGASAIANLMKERGITFEFVLDEGGAIVENMVPGVNQPVGVVGISEKGSATAELTIEGSGGHSSQPKNRTNIGRIASAIAKLEETQFKGDLRGPGEDLFEFVAPEMSFGMKYVFANKFIFEPIIEKILLGQPATAALIRTTIAPTIFQAGEQYNALPEEAKVIINHRLMPGDSLEDVKEFIEETIDDPDIKVTVTGNEASSVSSIDSWQFKTIQQAARNVYTDAVIAPYLMFAGSDARHYDPVSKDTYRFLPVQITGEDLNRMHGTNEHVSIKNYLNAIKFYIEIMKEGNK, from the coding sequence GTGAAAAAATTAAAAATCGCCTTTCTAATTTTAGCAAGTTTTCTCGTAGTTTTTCTAATTGTAACCGGTATACGGGCTATGATGGTTGAAACAAAACAGCCCAAGCCAATCCCTACCACTGAGGCATTTGATGAAGAAACCGCAGTAAAGCATATGTCCGAGGCCATTACCTACGAGACAATCTCCTATCAGGATCGCACCAAATTCAATTTAAACGAGTTTGACAGATTCATTGAATTTTTACAAAAAAGCTATCCCTTAGTTCACGAACAGCTAGAACTTGAAAAGGTCAATGAGTATGCACTCGTATATAAATGGAAGGGGTCTGACCCCTCTAAAAAACCGATCGGCCTGACCAGCCATTATGATGTCGTTCCTGTGCTGAGCGGTACAGAAGCCAATTGGGAACAGAAGCCGTTTAGCGGGGCTGTCTCTGATGAGAAGATTTGGGGAAGAGGAACACTTGATGATAAAATCGGTGTCATCGGCATCCTTGAAGCCGCAGAACACTTACTGAAGCAGAATTTCAAGCCAGAACGCGACATGTATTTTATGTTTGGCCATGATGAGGAAATTGGCGGAGATGAAGGCGCCAGCGCGATCGCAAATTTAATGAAGGAACGTGGAATTACGTTTGAATTCGTTCTTGATGAAGGCGGAGCGATTGTTGAGAATATGGTTCCAGGCGTTAATCAGCCTGTAGGGGTTGTTGGAATATCTGAAAAAGGTTCAGCGACCGCTGAACTTACCATAGAAGGAAGCGGTGGTCACTCCTCACAACCGAAGAATCGGACCAATATAGGGCGTATTGCCAGTGCGATTGCCAAGCTTGAAGAAACCCAGTTCAAGGGTGATCTAAGAGGTCCTGGTGAAGATTTATTCGAATTCGTTGCGCCGGAAATGAGCTTCGGCATGAAGTATGTATTTGCCAACAAATTTATATTTGAGCCAATCATAGAAAAAATCCTCCTCGGGCAGCCTGCCACTGCAGCCTTAATCAGGACAACGATTGCACCAACCATTTTCCAGGCCGGGGAACAATACAACGCATTACCTGAAGAAGCAAAGGTCATCATCAACCATAGGCTTATGCCTGGCGACTCATTGGAGGATGTTAAGGAGTTTATCGAGGAAACAATTGATGATCCGGATATAAAAGTGACCGTAACTGGAAACGAAGCAAGTTCTGTTTCATCCATTGATAGCTGGCAGTTCAAAACTATCCAGCAGGCGGCGCGGAATGTTTACACCGACGCTGTCATCGCACCGTATCTGATGTTTGCAGGCTCCGATGCGCGCCATTATGACCCGGTATCAAAAGACACCTACCGCTTCCTGCCCGTGCAAATCACAGGAGAAGATCTGAACAGGATGCATGGAACAAACGAACATGTCAGTATAAAAAACTACTTGAATGCAATAAAGTTTTACATTGAAATCATGAAAGAAGGAAACAAATAA
- a CDS encoding acylphosphatase: protein MKVLKKLRDSYVINHANRTRLPFFDSSNMVRRKAVFSGRVQNVGFRLELFCLAERLGLAGWVRNREDGSVEAELQGEEAKIAFLIKCMQSLKRASVKEMIVTGLPVDKEDETFKIVK from the coding sequence ATGAAGGTACTAAAAAAGCTGCGGGACAGTTACGTAATTAATCATGCAAATCGGACGAGGTTACCGTTTTTCGATTCAAGCAATATGGTTAGGAGAAAAGCTGTGTTTTCCGGAAGAGTACAGAATGTTGGATTCCGGCTTGAACTATTTTGTCTTGCGGAAAGACTGGGTTTAGCAGGGTGGGTACGAAATAGGGAAGATGGAAGTGTGGAAGCCGAACTACAAGGGGAAGAAGCTAAAATTGCTTTTCTGATTAAATGTATGCAGTCCTTGAAAAGAGCTTCTGTGAAAGAAATGATTGTGACTGGTCTGCCTGTTGATAAGGAAGACGAGACATTCAAAATAGTGAAATAG